In Stomatohabitans albus, one genomic interval encodes:
- a CDS encoding thiamine-binding protein, with the protein MLVAFSIAPMTTQADGSVTDTVARMVQYIRASGLPNETNAMFTNIEGEWDEVMAVVKGCCEIAAQSSPRLSLVLKADIRPGHTNMITGKVQRVEDALRNEM; encoded by the coding sequence ATGCTGGTGGCATTCAGCATTGCCCCGATGACTACACAGGCAGATGGCAGTGTGACCGACACGGTGGCACGGATGGTCCAATACATCCGAGCATCAGGCCTGCCTAATGAAACCAATGCGATGTTCACCAATATTGAAGGTGAGTGGGATGAGGTTATGGCAGTTGTTAAGGGGTGCTGTGAAATTGCAGCCCAGTCGTCACCTCGACTTTCTCTCGTTCTCAAAGCTGATATTCGCCCTGGCCATACAAATATGATCACGGGCAAAGTACAGCGCGTTGAGGATGCTTTAAGAAACGAAATGTAA
- a CDS encoding alkaline phosphatase family protein, producing MESDHSSQTSTPSSRSNLVLIGIDGLNWGAADDQTAPTLRALAEQGAFATMTMPVPTLSGPGWATLLTGASPAQHGVVDNTFRGNNLALCPDLLSRAFHQDPTTITFAGASWPPLVDPNGVGPVIHHRAEQSSFGTHRVVSRDGEILGYQRCDAEIATYARAALRLPICPNVGFVHFCDADETAHLHGSTGPEYRASIAQIDTYVADIVIGVQERVSQFKERWLVAVTTDHGHRPEGGHGGGTPQEVASFVIIAGFGTDTPAMPPVLEPTALMPFLLAAR from the coding sequence ATGGAATCTGATCATTCATCTCAAACCTCCACACCGTCATCCCGATCCAATCTCGTACTCATCGGTATTGATGGATTGAATTGGGGTGCGGCAGATGACCAAACAGCACCCACGTTGCGCGCACTGGCTGAACAGGGCGCATTCGCTACGATGACGATGCCCGTACCTACCCTGAGTGGGCCGGGTTGGGCAACCCTGCTAACCGGTGCAAGTCCGGCACAACACGGTGTGGTGGATAACACGTTTCGTGGGAATAACCTCGCCCTCTGCCCAGACCTCTTGAGTCGTGCCTTTCACCAAGACCCAACGACTATTACGTTCGCCGGTGCATCATGGCCTCCACTTGTAGATCCCAATGGAGTTGGCCCGGTCATTCACCATCGCGCCGAACAATCGTCGTTTGGAACACACCGTGTGGTAAGCCGTGATGGTGAAATTCTGGGGTATCAACGATGCGACGCCGAGATTGCGACCTATGCTCGAGCAGCCTTGCGTTTGCCTATTTGTCCCAACGTTGGGTTTGTACATTTTTGTGATGCTGATGAGACCGCACATTTACATGGGTCAACTGGGCCCGAATACCGTGCGTCAATCGCGCAAATTGATACCTACGTCGCCGATATTGTGATCGGCGTGCAGGAGCGGGTCAGTCAGTTTAAGGAACGTTGGTTGGTGGCGGTTACTACTGATCACGGACACCGGCCTGAAGGTGGACACGGTGGCGGAACACCACAGGAAGTAGCGTCATTTGTGATTATTGCTGGATTTGGGACGGATACACCAGCAATGCCGCCTGTTTTAGAGCCGACAGCATTAATGCCCTTCCTATTAGCGGCTCGATAG
- a CDS encoding DUF3662 and FHA domain-containing protein: protein MNILRTFENNLEGAIDGLFARMFRSGLQPIELAKAIQRYQANYQQAGPNGAIVSNVFRFTLSPEDLDRFSSFTRSLQRELADVARATADERGWRTMGPIRIEFERSDDIKPGTFELRGKTESTARAKSAKPSPVPEPSPERRDNTRITVHAVEGADAGKTWTVEREGLIGRLPECDVVLTGPSVSRRHARLVLTGGVWRIEDLGSTNGIKVNGAATQGASLKEHDRIEVGGVTFTLTGV, encoded by the coding sequence ATGAACATATTGCGCACATTTGAGAACAACTTAGAAGGGGCTATCGATGGCTTGTTTGCCCGGATGTTCCGATCCGGATTGCAGCCCATTGAGTTAGCGAAAGCGATTCAGCGCTATCAAGCGAACTACCAGCAGGCTGGGCCTAATGGGGCAATCGTTTCCAACGTCTTCCGCTTTACATTAAGCCCCGAAGATTTGGATCGGTTCTCAAGCTTCACACGTAGCTTGCAGCGAGAATTAGCTGACGTAGCACGCGCGACCGCTGATGAGCGCGGATGGCGAACAATGGGGCCAATCCGAATCGAGTTTGAACGCTCTGACGACATCAAACCGGGCACCTTCGAGCTGCGAGGTAAAACCGAGAGCACCGCACGTGCGAAGAGCGCCAAGCCGTCTCCCGTCCCCGAGCCATCCCCCGAACGCCGTGACAATACCCGCATTACTGTGCATGCCGTTGAAGGCGCTGATGCCGGTAAGACCTGGACGGTTGAACGCGAGGGGTTGATTGGCCGACTCCCCGAGTGCGACGTTGTCCTTACCGGCCCGTCAGTCAGTCGTCGTCACGCCCGCCTTGTCTTAACCGGTGGGGTATGGCGTATTGAGGATCTTGGATCAACAAACGGAATCAAGGTGAATGGCGCGGCCACCCAGGGTGCATCATTGAAAGAACATGATCGCATTGAGGTCGGGGGCGTAACCTTCACATTGACTGGAGTGTAA
- a CDS encoding FHA domain-containing protein, whose protein sequence is MSTVALLGLRVLFVLGLYGFILWCVRWIATDVRRAGEQPGASTGVDASRHAGAKRPRELVVHYASGAPEKFALSRGLELTFGRASQADVVIKDPYVSSSHARVAESGGDWVLYDLGAANGTFLNGQRITQPTPLRAGDQIRIGSATVEVRR, encoded by the coding sequence ATGTCTACCGTCGCCCTTCTCGGGCTACGGGTCTTATTTGTTCTAGGCCTGTATGGGTTCATCCTGTGGTGTGTCCGTTGGATAGCCACAGATGTACGTCGGGCTGGTGAGCAGCCTGGTGCATCCACGGGCGTGGATGCCAGCCGACATGCCGGAGCAAAACGACCTCGTGAATTAGTGGTGCACTACGCCAGTGGTGCGCCTGAGAAGTTTGCACTTTCACGAGGTTTGGAGTTGACATTTGGCCGTGCCAGTCAAGCTGATGTTGTGATTAAAGACCCGTATGTCTCATCATCTCACGCGCGTGTCGCAGAAAGTGGGGGTGACTGGGTGCTCTATGATTTAGGCGCAGCAAATGGCACCTTTTTAAACGGGCAACGTATTACGCAGCCCACGCCGTTGCGTGCCGGTGACCAGATCAGAATCGGTAGTGCCACTGTGGAGGTGCGTCGATGA
- a CDS encoding Stp1/IreP family PP2C-type Ser/Thr phosphatase: MTVISIHARTSTGRVRDHNEDSYYAGDLVAAVADGMGGHAAGEVASNLALQPVIALEGVPYPDAESATKGLVNAVLEANELVLSHATDNPDQSGMGTTLTAVLMREGALHLAHVGDSRAYLFRDGTLTQLTTDHTLVNRLVQEGHLSEEEAKVHPHRSVITRAIGVDSNLDVDTLEPPLPMVPGDRFLLCSDGLSGPVSDEQIAAILANERIPERACRRLVDAANSNGGPDNITTIIIDVLNDGESPEPTLHLTDDEATAELADPQAIAAHVPKASHEPIDTAPPLVPPSAKPLERRHPPKRSFHPMIWVGLGLGMCLALVVTSVTVLNNQIYVSIDPQGNVAIYRGLKDQHVFGVPLFSVIETQTLKASSLSEPLRIRLAEGVSQTDEDAARAYINETLRESSDREENDQTSPEASPMQPSEPSAAAPLAPPASAQPPVATPNPNPSTS; encoded by the coding sequence ATGACGGTGATCTCTATTCATGCCCGGACAAGTACAGGTCGGGTTCGTGACCACAACGAAGATTCCTATTATGCCGGTGACCTTGTTGCCGCAGTTGCTGATGGAATGGGCGGCCATGCGGCCGGTGAAGTGGCCAGCAACCTGGCGCTACAGCCAGTTATCGCCCTCGAAGGTGTTCCGTATCCAGACGCCGAAAGCGCAACCAAAGGCCTTGTGAATGCTGTTTTAGAGGCGAATGAACTCGTATTGAGTCACGCAACTGACAATCCTGACCAATCAGGCATGGGTACCACGTTGACGGCCGTGCTGATGCGTGAAGGTGCCTTGCACCTCGCTCATGTGGGTGATTCACGCGCCTATCTTTTCCGTGATGGCACCTTAACCCAGCTCACCACGGATCACACCCTGGTGAATCGTCTGGTCCAAGAAGGTCATCTGAGTGAAGAAGAAGCGAAGGTACACCCACATCGCAGTGTCATTACCCGTGCCATCGGGGTTGATAGCAACCTGGATGTAGACACCTTGGAGCCACCATTACCGATGGTGCCAGGTGATCGTTTTTTGCTCTGCTCTGATGGGTTGAGTGGCCCTGTGTCAGATGAACAGATTGCAGCCATTCTTGCCAACGAACGTATTCCTGAACGCGCGTGTCGACGCCTTGTTGACGCGGCCAACTCCAATGGTGGCCCAGATAACATCACCACCATCATCATTGATGTGCTCAACGATGGTGAATCACCCGAGCCTACCTTGCATCTGACTGATGATGAAGCCACTGCCGAACTCGCTGACCCACAAGCGATTGCGGCCCATGTGCCAAAAGCAAGCCACGAACCAATCGATACTGCCCCACCACTGGTTCCCCCGAGTGCAAAACCACTTGAACGCCGACATCCCCCAAAGCGCTCCTTTCACCCGATGATCTGGGTCGGTTTGGGTCTTGGGATGTGTTTAGCCCTCGTGGTGACCAGTGTGACCGTACTGAATAATCAGATATATGTGAGTATCGATCCCCAAGGCAATGTAGCCATTTACCGAGGGCTAAAAGACCAGCATGTGTTTGGTGTACCGCTCTTTAGCGTCATCGAGACCCAAACGCTGAAAGCTTCAAGTTTGAGTGAACCGTTACGTATTCGTTTGGCCGAAGGTGTTAGCCAAACAGACGAAGACGCGGCGCGCGCCTACATCAATGAGACATTGCGTGAAAGCTCGGATCGGGAGGAGAACGACCAGACATCACCCGAGGCGAGTCCGATGCAACCGAGCGAACCATCGGCTGCTGCACCACTGGCACCGCCGGCAAGTGCCCAACCCCCGGTTGCAACACCAAACCCTAATCCTTCTACTTCATGA
- a CDS encoding FtsW/RodA/SpoVE family cell cycle protein, with protein sequence MIQRPRLVELVLIVLAIGTVGVAWLQVVLNAELAQVGTPQLWEQVKWLVTLPVMALVGHVVIRRFCPQADPVLLPVGVMLNGLGLVMVRRLDLATAGNSPVLGDRHIMYTLVGLAAFSVVVALLHDVRVLDKYRYLIGIGAIILLILPLAPVVGTDLGRGSRIWISLGFMTLQPGEFAKIGLAIFFASFLSEKRALLATPVARLGPIGVPPLRALLPIAAAWGMSLLVLVYQRDLGLSLLLFGLFVALLYVATGKPHWVVLGIVLFTGGAYVAWKLFSHVQVRVDIWMDPFADPYGRGWQLVQSLFALASGGLVGTGWGNGSPGWISDAATDIIFSAIGEETGLVGTLAMLLLYLVLVMRGFATALRARDDFSRLLAAGLAFVIGLQVFVIVGGVTKLIPLTGITLPFVSYGGSSLMANYVMLGLLVAMSAERPPRSKGFKGKSRTFFALGKQVP encoded by the coding sequence ATGATCCAACGACCCCGCCTAGTTGAGCTTGTACTGATTGTTCTAGCAATCGGTACGGTTGGCGTTGCCTGGCTTCAAGTCGTCCTAAATGCTGAGCTCGCACAAGTAGGAACACCTCAGCTTTGGGAACAGGTGAAATGGCTCGTCACGTTACCGGTGATGGCATTAGTTGGCCATGTTGTGATTCGACGGTTTTGCCCACAGGCTGATCCGGTATTACTTCCGGTTGGGGTGATGTTAAATGGGCTAGGCCTCGTGATGGTGCGCCGTCTTGACCTCGCAACAGCAGGTAATAGTCCCGTGCTGGGGGATCGGCACATCATGTACACCCTGGTGGGGCTCGCAGCATTTAGTGTGGTGGTGGCCTTGCTCCATGACGTGCGCGTACTCGATAAATATCGGTATTTAATTGGTATTGGTGCCATCATCTTGCTGATTCTTCCCCTGGCACCTGTGGTTGGTACCGATTTGGGTCGAGGGTCTCGTATTTGGATTTCGCTTGGATTCATGACCTTGCAACCTGGCGAGTTTGCCAAGATTGGTCTCGCTATTTTCTTTGCGTCCTTCCTTAGCGAAAAGAGAGCGCTATTAGCCACACCGGTTGCCCGTTTAGGGCCCATTGGGGTGCCGCCGCTTCGGGCACTGCTGCCTATTGCAGCCGCCTGGGGGATGAGCCTATTGGTGCTTGTCTACCAGCGAGACCTTGGGTTGAGTTTGCTGTTATTTGGGTTATTTGTGGCCTTGCTCTACGTAGCGACTGGTAAACCACACTGGGTTGTGTTGGGCATTGTCCTCTTCACCGGTGGGGCCTATGTGGCGTGGAAGTTATTTAGCCACGTACAAGTTCGTGTTGATATTTGGATGGATCCCTTTGCCGATCCCTATGGTCGTGGATGGCAGTTGGTGCAGAGCCTCTTTGCGCTCGCCAGTGGTGGGCTTGTTGGCACAGGGTGGGGTAATGGAAGCCCTGGATGGATTAGTGACGCTGCCACCGACATTATTTTCAGCGCGATTGGTGAAGAAACTGGCTTGGTTGGCACCTTAGCGATGCTCTTGTTGTACCTCGTACTGGTTATGCGTGGCTTCGCCACCGCCCTGCGTGCCCGTGACGATTTCAGCCGGTTATTGGCTGCTGGGCTTGCCTTTGTGATCGGGTTACAGGTCTTTGTCATTGTCGGGGGGGTCACGAAACTCATTCCCCTTACCGGGATTACATTGCCCTTTGTGAGTTATGGCGGGTCAAGTCTGATGGCCAACTATGTGATGTTGGGCCTCCTTGTCGCCATGTCGGCTGAACGACCTCCCCGGTCCAAGGGGTTTAAAGGCAAGAGCCGAACATTCTTTGCATTAGGGAAGCAGGTGCCCTGA
- a CDS encoding penicillin-binding protein 2, producing the protein MKRAIRVSALAVGIMFALLAGNLTYIQAVDPDHLADNPLNPRGRLERYSIKRGSILAGTGADQIEIARSVPNDGRLKYRREYPNGPLYATVTGYLSPNMGSSGLERRFDSTLQGTDPGSFWRNVNDWLGGNDRRGDNVITTIEPQLQQTAFEALGNQKGAVVALDPRNGDILAMVSNPTWDPNTLVGSDGNAVQEAWNALNEDPQNPRLNRATSELYPPGSTFKVVTASEFLEKGGTLDSSFRDPPSVQLPGSSARIGNSGRSTCAGGSSITLRQALVVSCNTTFAQIAIDDGPVALTEQAEKFGFNREIPFDTQIAMPTIPKNLDPAQAAQSAIGQFEVRSSPLHMAMIAGAIANDGVMMTPRLVRSITDQAGRVIVGPQEGQPLSDASTPSGRVMSAETANAVTSAMVSVVESGTGRRARMSGVDVAGKTGTAQRGDNQPPHAWFIGFAPAENPTIAVAAIVEGGGDAGDEATGGSVAAPIVKEVMEAALEE; encoded by the coding sequence ATGAAACGTGCAATCCGAGTTTCTGCGCTTGCGGTCGGCATTATGTTTGCCCTCCTTGCTGGTAATTTGACGTATATTCAGGCAGTTGATCCTGATCATTTGGCTGACAATCCACTCAACCCTCGCGGCCGTTTAGAGCGCTATTCGATTAAGCGTGGTTCGATTTTGGCTGGAACGGGGGCAGACCAGATTGAAATAGCCCGCAGCGTTCCCAATGACGGCCGGTTGAAATATCGCCGTGAGTACCCCAATGGACCGTTATATGCCACAGTGACGGGATACCTGTCCCCGAACATGGGCAGTTCTGGCCTCGAACGCCGCTTCGATTCAACCCTTCAGGGTACAGATCCCGGGTCGTTCTGGCGTAATGTGAACGATTGGCTGGGTGGTAATGACCGTCGTGGTGACAATGTGATTACGACTATCGAACCCCAGCTCCAACAGACCGCCTTTGAAGCCTTGGGCAATCAAAAGGGTGCTGTTGTCGCCCTGGATCCACGTAATGGTGACATTCTTGCGATGGTCAGTAACCCCACGTGGGATCCCAATACGCTGGTTGGCAGTGATGGTAACGCGGTTCAAGAGGCGTGGAATGCGTTGAATGAGGACCCTCAGAACCCGCGGTTAAACCGTGCAACCAGTGAGCTTTATCCTCCAGGGTCAACATTCAAGGTCGTGACAGCATCAGAGTTTTTAGAAAAGGGTGGGACGCTGGATTCTTCGTTCAGAGATCCACCGAGTGTTCAACTGCCCGGTTCGAGCGCTCGGATTGGTAACTCTGGACGAAGTACGTGCGCAGGCGGTTCATCGATTACGTTGCGCCAAGCGTTAGTCGTGTCGTGCAATACAACCTTTGCACAAATTGCGATTGATGACGGTCCGGTGGCTTTGACCGAGCAGGCAGAGAAGTTTGGGTTTAATCGAGAGATTCCGTTTGATACCCAGATTGCGATGCCCACCATTCCAAAGAATTTAGACCCAGCCCAAGCTGCCCAAAGCGCGATCGGGCAGTTTGAGGTTCGGTCTAGCCCCCTGCATATGGCCATGATTGCAGGTGCTATTGCCAATGATGGGGTCATGATGACCCCACGGCTTGTCCGATCAATTACAGATCAGGCCGGTCGTGTCATTGTTGGTCCTCAAGAAGGCCAGCCCCTCTCGGATGCATCAACACCAAGTGGTCGTGTGATGAGTGCAGAGACGGCGAATGCGGTGACATCGGCAATGGTGTCAGTTGTTGAGTCAGGTACGGGTAGGCGGGCACGTATGAGCGGTGTGGATGTTGCTGGAAAAACAGGAACAGCCCAGCGCGGGGATAATCAACCCCCACACGCATGGTTTATTGGCTTTGCCCCTGCCGAGAATCCGACGATTGCGGTTGCTGCAATTGTCGAAGGTGGTGGTGATGCTGGTGATGAAGCCACGGGTGGCTCCGTTGCAGCCCCCATTGTTAAAGAAGTCATGGAAGCAGCACTAGAGGAATGA
- the pknB gene encoding Stk1 family PASTA domain-containing Ser/Thr kinase, whose product MSPTDGQARRTVAGRYVLRGLLGKGGMADVELAYDEVLDRQVAIKLLHDQFIRDENFVERFRREAQSAAALNHPNVVAVYDTGTDNGRPYIVMEYVAGRTLREILKTDAINPSRAAEMAAEAAEALGFAHERGIVHRDIKPGNIMIADDGRVKVCDFGIARAANAENVTQTAAVFGTAAYVAPEQAQGQKVDGRTDLYALGCVLFEMLTGRQPYIGDSPVALAYKHVSEAPPLPRSLNPEIPEPLEQVVLKAMEKDPDERYATGKAFADDLRMAADGVAVAANPTQAFEATRVVPAVVAAGGNGGDDDSYTEEDYDDEWYDDEEDPEELSPQRARSSWATIGMVAAILVLIAGAAWGGMRFLNATQQVEVPDIAGKSFQDAQTLLLEQQLQPALGESKSSDTIEANHVISTDPLAGTKVDRGSNVTMILSSGPDTVPIPALSRMTRAQAEEILKQLDLKVGNVTREPDPKIARGLIVSSQPAAGTSVKRGTSINLVVSSGGQSFTVPDLKGLTELAAREALAKVCGSPTCVRIVVETDEDSTGDGRVLSSDPAAGEELQEGETITLTVSRIRSDSVVEEPTSSPSPSSSPSAKPTASEKPSAKPSESEKPSAKPTASEKPSAKPTPTTKPTAKPTTRPSPRPSPRPTGGGGEGGPIDVAPPTPIPGG is encoded by the coding sequence ATGAGTCCCACAGACGGACAAGCCCGGCGAACAGTGGCCGGACGCTATGTGCTACGTGGCCTGCTGGGCAAAGGCGGGATGGCTGACGTAGAGCTCGCCTATGACGAGGTCTTAGATCGTCAAGTTGCCATCAAACTGTTGCACGACCAGTTCATCCGTGACGAGAATTTTGTGGAGCGTTTTCGCCGTGAAGCTCAATCGGCGGCGGCGTTGAACCACCCAAATGTCGTGGCCGTCTATGACACGGGCACGGATAATGGGCGCCCCTATATCGTGATGGAATATGTGGCTGGCCGTACCTTACGCGAGATTTTAAAAACGGATGCCATCAACCCTTCACGGGCCGCAGAGATGGCTGCCGAAGCCGCTGAGGCTTTAGGCTTTGCCCACGAACGCGGTATCGTGCACCGTGATATTAAGCCCGGCAATATCATGATTGCCGATGATGGCCGCGTGAAAGTCTGTGACTTTGGTATTGCGCGTGCCGCCAATGCTGAAAATGTCACCCAAACCGCAGCAGTATTTGGGACTGCGGCCTATGTGGCGCCTGAACAAGCGCAGGGCCAAAAGGTTGATGGCCGAACGGACCTGTATGCCCTTGGCTGTGTGTTATTTGAAATGCTGACTGGCCGCCAGCCCTATATCGGTGATTCACCGGTTGCCTTGGCCTATAAGCATGTATCTGAAGCACCTCCCCTGCCTCGGAGCTTAAATCCTGAGATTCCTGAACCGCTTGAACAAGTTGTACTCAAGGCAATGGAAAAGGATCCTGACGAGCGCTATGCGACGGGGAAAGCCTTTGCTGATGATTTGCGCATGGCTGCTGATGGGGTGGCCGTGGCTGCTAACCCAACCCAAGCCTTTGAAGCCACCCGTGTTGTGCCTGCAGTTGTTGCTGCTGGCGGCAATGGTGGCGATGACGATAGCTACACCGAAGAAGACTATGACGACGAGTGGTACGACGACGAGGAGGATCCCGAAGAGCTTAGCCCGCAGCGGGCACGTTCTAGTTGGGCCACCATCGGGATGGTTGCCGCAATCTTGGTACTGATCGCTGGTGCTGCCTGGGGTGGAATGCGGTTCTTGAATGCGACCCAGCAGGTGGAAGTGCCTGATATCGCTGGTAAGAGTTTCCAAGATGCCCAAACCCTCTTGCTTGAACAGCAATTACAGCCTGCGCTTGGTGAATCCAAATCATCTGACACGATTGAGGCGAACCATGTGATCTCGACTGATCCCCTTGCGGGTACCAAGGTTGATCGTGGCTCGAATGTAACGATGATCTTGTCTTCTGGGCCAGATACGGTGCCAATTCCGGCGTTGAGCCGAATGACTCGTGCCCAAGCTGAGGAAATATTGAAACAGCTTGATTTGAAAGTCGGCAACGTCACACGCGAACCAGACCCGAAGATTGCACGTGGACTTATTGTCAGTAGCCAGCCGGCCGCGGGTACATCAGTGAAGCGTGGGACGAGTATCAATCTGGTTGTGAGCAGTGGTGGTCAGAGCTTCACCGTACCTGATTTGAAGGGGTTAACGGAGTTGGCCGCCCGTGAGGCGCTGGCTAAGGTCTGTGGGTCACCAACGTGCGTGCGCATCGTGGTTGAAACGGACGAAGACAGCACCGGAGATGGTCGTGTTCTCAGCTCTGACCCTGCCGCGGGTGAGGAACTGCAAGAAGGTGAAACGATTACGTTGACTGTGTCGCGTATTCGTTCTGACTCTGTTGTGGAAGAACCCACGTCTTCACCGTCACCGTCAAGTAGCCCTTCAGCAAAGCCCACGGCAAGTGAGAAGCCCAGCGCGAAGCCTTCCGAGAGCGAAAAACCATCGGCAAAACCAACGGCGAGTGAAAAACCGTCGGCTAAGCCAACACCTACGACTAAGCCAACCGCGAAACCAACGACGCGACCTTCACCACGCCCCTCACCACGGCCAACCGGCGGTGGCGGTGAAGGTGGCCCAATTGACGTGGCCCCGCCCACACCCATTCCCGGAGGCTGA
- a CDS encoding ABC transporter ATP-binding protein encodes MSGDLVIEVNNLTKSFQNKEVIKSCDINIQEGTIYGLLGANGAGKTTIFKLLSGMLFPTVGRIQIFDLDHEKNRDKILSNLGILIDTPIFYEHLSAVENLEIHLTYMGKENNIEDILSLVGLRDTGPQPVSTFSMGMRQRLAIARALVHKPQLLILDEPINGLDPIGIKEIRDLFLKLRDEQGITILLSSHILSEIEHVANTIGILVDGRIIEEVSMADVKERFPNGLEEYFLEIMGRGDQVD; translated from the coding sequence ATGAGTGGCGATCTTGTTATCGAAGTCAATAATCTTACGAAGAGTTTTCAAAACAAGGAAGTTATAAAGTCCTGCGATATTAATATTCAAGAGGGTACCATCTACGGCCTCTTAGGAGCCAACGGTGCTGGAAAGACAACTATATTCAAACTTCTATCTGGCATGCTTTTCCCTACCGTGGGTCGTATTCAAATTTTTGACCTCGATCATGAAAAGAACCGAGATAAAATACTTTCCAACCTTGGAATACTTATTGATACTCCTATCTTTTATGAACATCTATCAGCAGTAGAGAACTTAGAGATTCATCTAACCTACATGGGTAAAGAAAATAATATTGAGGACATACTGTCACTGGTGGGTTTACGTGATACAGGCCCCCAACCTGTATCAACATTCTCTATGGGTATGCGCCAGCGACTAGCTATCGCAAGGGCTCTTGTTCACAAACCCCAGCTACTAATATTAGATGAACCCATAAATGGATTAGACCCAATAGGCATTAAGGAAATAAGAGATTTATTCCTAAAGCTGAGAGATGAACAAGGTATTACCATCCTATTATCTAGCCACATTCTTAGCGAAATAGAACATGTTGCTAATACCATAGGCATTCTTGTAGATGGACGTATTATCGAAGAAGTCTCAATGGCAGACGTTAAGGAACGCTTTCCAAATGGATTAGAGGAATACTTCCTTGAAATTATGGGTAGAGGTGACCAAGTTGATTGA
- a CDS encoding ABC transporter permease translates to MTKLIDLMKLELRRNNMKTYIISTIITCIIMIVFIYLFAYAPQIDPDPELQIFAGYSNVISLFSILSMAVFATMSAVMHTSFIIEEYKGKHAILLFTYPTKRSRIILAKLLVVSLFTALAMTLSNLISFTVFGISEQFSPLIDDQLNADIVIQFIKTTSIMAITAAGIGVISVGIGFIKKSVPTTIISGVLIASLLCNAMFNPISNNSNVDTLSIATMLITTIVALLVAMMLTIKVNTMEVL, encoded by the coding sequence GTGACCAAGTTGATTGACTTAATGAAGCTTGAACTTCGTAGAAATAATATGAAGACCTATATTATTTCTACTATCATCACTTGTATTATAATGATAGTTTTTATTTATCTATTTGCTTATGCACCTCAAATTGATCCTGACCCAGAATTACAAATATTTGCAGGATATAGTAATGTAATTTCGTTATTCTCTATATTAAGTATGGCAGTATTTGCAACTATGTCTGCTGTAATGCATACATCATTCATCATAGAGGAATATAAAGGCAAGCACGCTATCCTCCTTTTCACATACCCAACAAAAAGAAGCAGGATAATCCTAGCAAAGCTACTCGTTGTTTCTCTATTCACAGCGCTAGCGATGACTTTATCTAATCTTATATCATTTACTGTCTTTGGTATATCTGAGCAATTTTCTCCACTTATCGATGATCAACTTAATGCTGACATAGTAATACAATTTATTAAAACGACTTCCATAATGGCAATTACTGCGGCAGGAATTGGCGTCATCTCTGTCGGTATAGGATTCATTAAAAAGTCAGTTCCTACAACAATTATATCGGGTGTACTTATAGCTTCCCTACTCTGTAATGCTATGTTCAATCCGATAAGCAACAATAGTAATGTAGATACGCTCTCAATAGCAACAATGCTAATCACTACGATTGTAGCACTTTTAGTAGCAATGATGCTTACTATCAAAGTCAATACCATGGAGGTCTTATAA